One window from the genome of Streptomyces sp. NBC_01476 encodes:
- a CDS encoding phosphatase PAP2 family protein, with translation MPALTGLFVLGVLLFAALTWQVSSGGPLVDRDAAVLRWFDRTAAGNSWFTSTAHYFCKLGNIQVAVPVLLIVIGATGWVGRRLALPRWWLQPAAAALVIAVLPVVVTVVKDAVHRPAPGSVVPDPSGYGYFPSGHTATSAVAYGAAALLLLPWVRGRAARAALLAGTPLLLLAVGFSLVWCDYHWPLDVLASWCLTLSLLTVVVAARAAVDRAVAARAAAGEPVTVSCSSGNPG, from the coding sequence TTGCCGGCGCTGACCGGGCTCTTCGTGCTCGGGGTGCTGCTCTTCGCGGCGCTCACCTGGCAGGTCTCCTCCGGCGGGCCGCTGGTGGACCGCGACGCCGCGGTGCTGCGCTGGTTCGACCGCACGGCGGCCGGCAACTCGTGGTTCACCTCCACCGCGCACTACTTCTGCAAGCTGGGGAACATCCAGGTCGCGGTGCCTGTGCTGCTGATCGTGATCGGGGCGACCGGGTGGGTGGGCCGCCGGCTGGCGCTGCCCCGCTGGTGGCTGCAGCCGGCCGCGGCCGCCCTGGTCATCGCGGTGCTGCCGGTCGTGGTGACGGTGGTGAAGGACGCGGTGCACCGGCCCGCGCCGGGCTCGGTCGTCCCCGACCCCAGCGGCTACGGCTACTTCCCGTCCGGTCACACCGCGACGTCCGCGGTGGCCTACGGGGCCGCCGCGCTGCTGCTGCTCCCCTGGGTACGCGGCCGGGCGGCCCGGGCGGCGCTGCTGGCGGGCACGCCGCTGCTGCTCCTCGCGGTCGGCTTCAGCCTGGTGTGGTGCGACTACCACTGGCCGCTGGACGTGCTGGCGAGCTGGTGCCTGACGCTGAGCCTGCTCACGGTGGTGGTGGCGGCCCGGGCGGCGGTGGACCGCGCGGTCGCGGCCCGGGCCGCCGCCGGGGAGCCGGTGACGGTCAGCTGTTCGTCGGGAAACCCAGGTTGA
- a CDS encoding ABC transporter permease, whose protein sequence is MSPIRWLRKHLVVIAGVITLAYLILPNVVVLVFSFNKPKSRFNYTWNEFSTDAWQHPCSVAGMCGSLTLSLKIAVLATVGATVLGTLTAFALARYRFSGRAATNMLIFLPMAMPEVVMGASLGTLFLNMRIRFGFWTILIAHIMFCLSFVVTAVKARVMSMDPRLEQAAQDLYATPVQTFLRITLPLAAPGIAAGALLSFALSFDDYIITSFNAGNSVTFPMFVWGSAQRGTPVQVNVIGTAMFVIAVLLVLAGQLIGGRGRRRARA, encoded by the coding sequence ATGAGCCCGATCCGGTGGCTGCGCAAGCACCTGGTGGTGATCGCCGGTGTGATCACCCTGGCCTACCTCATCCTGCCCAACGTGGTGGTGCTGGTCTTCTCCTTCAACAAGCCGAAGAGCCGCTTCAACTACACCTGGAACGAGTTCTCCACCGACGCCTGGCAGCACCCCTGCAGCGTCGCCGGCATGTGCGGGTCGCTCACCCTCAGCCTGAAGATCGCCGTCCTCGCCACGGTCGGCGCGACCGTCCTGGGCACGCTGACGGCCTTCGCGCTGGCCCGCTACCGGTTCAGCGGCCGGGCCGCCACGAACATGCTGATCTTCCTGCCGATGGCGATGCCCGAGGTGGTGATGGGCGCCTCGCTGGGCACCCTCTTCCTCAACATGCGGATCCGGTTCGGCTTCTGGACCATCCTCATCGCGCACATCATGTTCTGCCTGAGTTTCGTGGTCACCGCGGTCAAGGCCCGGGTGATGAGCATGGACCCGCGGCTCGAACAGGCCGCGCAGGACCTCTACGCCACCCCGGTGCAGACCTTCCTGCGGATCACCCTGCCGCTGGCTGCCCCCGGTATCGCGGCCGGCGCGCTGCTCTCCTTCGCGCTCTCCTTCGACGACTACATCATCACCAGCTTCAACGCCGGCAACTCGGTGACGTTCCCGATGTTCGTCTGGGGGTCGGCGCAGCGCGGCACCCCGGTCCAGGTCAATGTGATCGGGACCGCGATGTTCGTGATCGCCGTGCTGCTGGTGCTGGCCGGACAGCTCATCGGCGGCCGCGGACGCAGGAGGGCACGCGCCTGA
- a CDS encoding CoA-acylating methylmalonate-semialdehyde dehydrogenase, translated as MTTSHITHWIAGRPWHGSAHRHGDVYDPATGKVTGQVDFADDAVVDLAVGAAVDAFAQWRHTSVARRTTVLFAFRELLNARREELASVIVAEHGKVHSDALGEIARGLEVVEYACGIPQLIKGGYTEQASTGVDVYSIRQPLGPVAIISPFNFPAMVPMWFFPLAIAAGNTVVVKPSEKDPSAANFLAALWREAGLPDGVFNVVHGDKPTVDRLLEHPDVKAVSFVGSTPIASYVYETATRHGKRVQALGGAKNHMLVLPDADLDLAADAAVNAGYGAAGERCMAVSVLVAVDPVGDQLVERITERIAGLTVGPGSAAGSEMGPLVTGAHRDKVTAYLDTGVADGATLTVDGRTHPVKGEATGFWLGPTLFDHVRPGMSVYDDEIFGPVLSVVRVASYDEGLALINANPYGNGTALFTNDGGAAHRFQHEVEVGMVGINVPIPVPVAYYSFGGWKSSLFGDTHAYGEDGVKFFTRGKAVTQRWLDPSHGGINLGFPTNS; from the coding sequence GTGACGACCTCGCACATCACCCATTGGATCGCCGGCCGGCCCTGGCACGGCAGCGCGCACCGCCACGGCGACGTGTACGACCCCGCCACCGGGAAGGTCACCGGCCAGGTGGACTTCGCCGACGACGCGGTGGTGGACCTGGCGGTCGGCGCCGCGGTCGACGCCTTCGCCCAGTGGCGGCACACCTCGGTCGCCAGACGCACCACGGTCCTGTTCGCCTTCCGTGAACTGCTCAACGCCCGGCGGGAAGAACTCGCCTCGGTCATCGTCGCCGAGCACGGCAAGGTGCACTCCGACGCCCTGGGCGAGATCGCCCGCGGCCTCGAAGTCGTCGAGTACGCCTGCGGCATCCCGCAGCTGATCAAGGGCGGCTACACCGAGCAGGCGTCCACCGGCGTCGACGTCTACTCCATCCGGCAGCCGCTCGGCCCGGTCGCGATCATCTCCCCGTTCAACTTCCCCGCCATGGTGCCGATGTGGTTCTTCCCGCTGGCCATCGCGGCCGGCAACACGGTCGTGGTGAAGCCCTCGGAAAAGGACCCGTCGGCCGCGAACTTCCTGGCCGCCCTGTGGCGCGAGGCCGGCCTGCCCGACGGCGTCTTCAACGTCGTGCACGGCGACAAGCCCACCGTCGACCGGCTGCTGGAGCACCCCGACGTCAAGGCGGTCTCCTTCGTCGGCTCCACCCCGATCGCGTCCTACGTCTACGAGACCGCCACCCGGCACGGCAAGCGCGTCCAGGCGCTCGGCGGCGCCAAGAACCACATGCTGGTGCTGCCCGACGCGGACCTGGACCTGGCCGCCGACGCCGCCGTCAACGCCGGTTACGGCGCGGCCGGCGAACGCTGCATGGCGGTGTCCGTCCTGGTCGCCGTCGACCCGGTCGGCGACCAGCTGGTGGAGCGGATCACGGAACGCATCGCCGGTCTCACCGTCGGCCCCGGCAGCGCGGCCGGCTCCGAGATGGGCCCGCTGGTCACCGGCGCCCACCGGGACAAGGTCACCGCCTACCTCGACACCGGCGTCGCCGACGGCGCCACCCTCACCGTGGACGGCCGCACCCACCCGGTCAAGGGCGAGGCGACCGGCTTCTGGCTCGGTCCCACCCTCTTCGACCACGTCCGCCCCGGCATGTCGGTCTACGACGACGAGATCTTCGGCCCGGTGCTCTCCGTGGTCCGGGTGGCCTCCTACGACGAGGGCCTGGCGCTGATCAACGCCAACCCCTACGGCAACGGCACCGCGCTGTTCACCAACGACGGCGGCGCCGCCCACCGCTTCCAGCACGAGGTCGAGGTCGGCATGGTCGGCATCAATGTGCCGATCCCGGTGCCGGTCGCCTACTACTCCTTCGGCGGCTGGAAGTCCTCGCTCTTCGGCGACACCCACGCCTACGGCGAGGACGGCGTGAAGTTCTTCACCCGCGGCAAGGCCGTCACCCAGCGGTGGCTCGACCCTTCCCACGGGGGCATCAACCTGGGTTTCCCGACGAACAGCTGA
- a CDS encoding NAD(P)/FAD-dependent oxidoreductase produces the protein MDPARSLADTEPAPYWLDDPGRPAAEPALTAEEHCDLLVVGGGYSGLWTALLAKERDPGRDVVLIEAGRIGWAASGRNGGFCAASITHGPLNALARWPAEFAQLQELGDRNLDAIEEAVGRHGLDCDFERTGEIDLATAPHQWDELRDLHRTVTPLGVDLKLLDRDEVRAEVDSPTFLGGVYDERGVALVHPAKLAWGLKRAAAGLGVRIYERTPATALDRHGAASAVRTPYGRVLARQVALGTGVFPSLIRRIRPYTVPVYDYALMTEPLTGEQRAAIGWQRRQGLADTANRFHYFRLTADNRILWGGYDAVYPRGGRISSAYDHRPATYLRLARHFFACFPQLEGVRFSHSWGGVIDTCSRFSPFFGTAHGGRVAYAAGYTGLGVGATRFGAEVMLDLLAGAATERTAPEMVRRRPLPFPPEPLASVGIGITQWSMARADESGGRRNLWLRALDRAGLGFDS, from the coding sequence ATGGATCCAGCCCGCAGCCTCGCCGACACCGAGCCGGCCCCGTACTGGCTGGACGACCCCGGCAGGCCCGCCGCCGAGCCCGCGCTCACCGCCGAGGAGCACTGCGACCTGCTGGTGGTCGGCGGCGGGTACAGCGGGCTGTGGACCGCGCTGCTCGCCAAGGAGCGCGACCCCGGCCGTGATGTCGTCCTCATCGAGGCCGGCCGGATCGGCTGGGCCGCCTCCGGCCGCAACGGCGGCTTCTGCGCGGCCAGCATCACCCACGGCCCGCTCAACGCGCTGGCCCGCTGGCCCGCGGAGTTCGCCCAGCTCCAGGAGCTGGGCGACCGCAACCTCGACGCCATCGAGGAAGCGGTCGGGCGGCACGGCCTGGACTGCGACTTCGAACGGACCGGCGAGATCGACCTGGCCACCGCCCCCCACCAGTGGGACGAACTGCGGGACCTGCACCGGACGGTGACCCCGCTGGGCGTGGACCTGAAGCTGCTCGACCGCGACGAGGTGCGCGCCGAGGTCGACTCACCGACCTTCCTCGGCGGGGTGTACGACGAGCGGGGCGTCGCCCTGGTGCACCCGGCGAAGCTCGCCTGGGGCCTCAAACGCGCCGCCGCCGGTCTCGGGGTGCGCATCTACGAGCGCACCCCCGCCACCGCCCTTGACCGGCACGGCGCCGCGTCGGCGGTCCGTACGCCGTACGGCAGGGTGCTCGCCCGCCAGGTCGCCCTGGGCACCGGCGTCTTCCCGTCCCTGATCCGCCGGATCCGCCCGTACACCGTGCCCGTCTACGACTACGCGCTGATGACCGAGCCGCTCACCGGTGAGCAGCGCGCCGCCATCGGCTGGCAGCGGCGGCAGGGGCTCGCCGACACCGCCAACCGGTTCCACTACTTCCGGCTCACCGCCGACAACCGCATCCTGTGGGGCGGTTACGACGCGGTGTATCCGCGCGGCGGGCGGATCAGCTCCGCCTACGACCACCGGCCGGCGACGTACCTCAGGCTGGCCCGGCACTTCTTCGCCTGCTTCCCGCAACTGGAGGGGGTGCGGTTCAGCCACAGCTGGGGCGGGGTGATCGACACCTGCTCCCGCTTCTCGCCGTTCTTCGGCACCGCGCACGGCGGCCGGGTCGCCTACGCGGCCGGGTACACCGGGCTGGGCGTCGGCGCCACCCGCTTCGGGGCCGAGGTGATGCTCGACCTGCTCGCCGGGGCGGCCACCGAGCGGACCGCGCCGGAGATGGTCAGGCGCCGCCCGCTGCCCTTCCCGCCCGAGCCCCTCGCCTCGGTCGGGATCGGGATCACCCAGTGGTCGATGGCGCGGGCCGACGAGTCCGGCGGGAGGCGGAATCTGTGGCTGCGGGCGCTCGACCGGGCCGGACTCGGCTTCGACAGCTGA